AATCTCATTGtgtgtgtgagggggggggggggggctctatGCATAAATGTGATATGGCATAGGATGGGTTTCGAAGTCAGTTGAAATGTCCTACCGTTAACTATTTGTCGTTAGTATCCTTCCGAAGTTCTATGTGTAGTCCTATATTGAAGAAATGAATAttgaggagggatttttcaagGCCAACAGAAATACTAGAAGAATGAAGCGAATATTTCGGGACGACAACCTCATGTCTTCTTCAGCGTTATGAAAGAATTGCTCTGGCGAAATGAATGAAATGCGCACCAAATGaataaaattcacttttttcgtCCAGCCTTTTCGTTggcgttaaaaaaacaaacacggtcttcatttcataatttttttagaataaaactgGTATCCCCCTATGTAgccataaaacaaataaaaaaaggataaagatcctcctgtAACGTCGATTCGACGTTTCAGTTTCTGCACGTTTTTTACAGGGGCAAGTAGCAAGCTCGTCGTTTGTTATACAGCTGCTACAGCTAAGGTAGGCTTCCCAAAGCAATTGAGTGGGCTGACCAAATTGAGCCAAATCCCTGACCTGAAAGGCCCAGGCCTCAGGACCAAGACATACAAGGCGGAGATGAGTTGTCTTAaatagctattaaataaaaaaaactagtttttttaaactaaaaacgaacggaaattacttcgtatatgaaaagggtcgttccctcctcaacgccccgctctttacgctaaagtttgactcttttcaattctacattttaaacagtaaaaactaaaataaatatagaatttaagtaaattattattgaaaattcTTTACTTGCACTGCTATCATGTTTCTAAAGGATGCTTCACCAAACCTATGCCTGGAAAGAACAGGGCTTCCATCAAAAGTTTACACTACATCAGCCTAAAGCCAGCTCTAAGAAAATTCTGGTATCCTCTTATGCAGCCATAAAACGAATTGGCAACAAATCATTACTATTCATGGCTTTGGGCAGGCAATGACATGTAATTAACAACATTGGGGTTCTCACTCATAATATAAATGTTAACAAAAGTTGTTGTACCAACCAGTTTCTTTCTATCTTCAACAGATTGCAGCAATTGCTGTTTGCCCATTTGGGCTTCATCCTCTCTTTGAAGCCAAGGTTGGATCGACCTATATTGCTGATAAAAGTTGTTCATATCAGGAACAAGATCTTTGATCACGTACATGTGAGGCAATGGGTAGATCTTTGTTGCCTTGCTTGATGTCGAATCAATTTTGCTATAATATAGAAATGAGGAGTCTAgattaattgcaaaaaaaataaatggtaaaaaatagtttttacaaaaaacagtttttttatcctaatcaaataaaaacgatTTGAATGTATTTAAATACCAAAGATAAAAGGTTGGTGCTCCAACAATAAACTTCAGATTACTTGGTAAAAGAACCATTGAGGTCGCAAAATTGTCGAATCAATTtacaataatatataaataaagtgTCTACAACAGACAAGGGCAACCTTCTTTAGAAAAGAGCCATTGTCATAAGGGTGAAATAGTTTGCGGGCGACAAAAATTCAATTTCGGAATATATAaacccaatttttttggcattgGCTCTAAGCTAAatgcaaaacaaataaaatactacAAATGAGattcttactttaaaataaGCAGTTTCCATGAAccaaattttcatctttttccatttttattcatattcctAAATCCTTTTTGATaatacaattttatttgaattcatAGATATTTCATtaacaagattttaaaaaatggcgGAAAATGTTATATGTTGGCTATTTATGTTAAAGATTCTGCCGATAGGAAAATCCTTTGCACatcgactgaaaaaaaaaattatacataaataaaactagCTATAGATAgaaaaagaatcacattttccgtagtttttgaaattttgacaataagATCCTCGAGATTTGAAACAAATTACATTCTCGAAAAATA
The genomic region above belongs to Artemia franciscana unplaced genomic scaffold, ASM3288406v1 Scaffold_8036, whole genome shotgun sequence and contains:
- the LOC136043667 gene encoding succinate dehydrogenase [ubiquinone] iron-sulfur subunit, mitochondrial-like; translated protein: KIDSTSSKATKIYPLPHMYVIKDLVPDMNNFYQQYRSIQPWLQREDEAQMGKQQLLQSVEDRKKLDGLYECILCACCSTACPSYWWNGDKYLGPAVLMQ